One genomic window of Pungitius pungitius chromosome 11, fPunPun2.1, whole genome shotgun sequence includes the following:
- the skap2 gene encoding src kinase-associated phosphoprotein 2, with translation MSQVPLAGQSTSGTEKPLITMQPIPEKFTTLVSDLEFFLCDGLKGENLSKKAKEKRDSLIKRIKEVKLNFPQDFKDKSGDDSDCEEEVDSNNDGGSLVSERADKDEEAFEGAHQSPPMAAQDLTSVFKAGYLEKRRKDHSFFGTEWQKRWCALSHHVFYYYGSDKDKQQKGEFSIDGYTVKMNSALRKDSKKDCCFEITAPDKRVYQFCASSFKEAEEWVKQIDFVLRDMSGIIPEDEEEPELYDDVGAMEDKDEPIDEDIYEMLPEEELPTPAKPPPKFEPAVKPAPPPSVDKSTDFPNFYQGLWDCTGDHPDELSFKRGDAIYILSKEYQNFGWWVGEKSGAVGIVPKDYLMELYAL, from the exons ATGTCACAAGTTCCCCTCGCCGGACAGTCCACTTCTGGCACCGAAAAACCCCTCATTACAATGCAGCCGATTCCCGAAAAATTCACGACGCTGGTTTCAG ACCTCGAGTTTTTCCTCTGTGATGGATTAAAAGGGGAAAATCTAAGCAAGAAGgcaaaagagaagagagattCCTTAATCAAGAGGATTAAAGAGGTCAAGTTGAA TTTCCCACAAGATTTTAAGGACAAAA GTGGAGATGACTCCGACTGCGAGGAGGAAGTGGACAGCAACAACGATGGAGGATCGCTGGTGTCAGAGCGTGCAGACAAAGATGAAGAGGCTTTCGAAG GGGCCCATCAGTCCCCACCAATGGCGGCTCAGGACTTGACATCTGTCTTTAAAGCGGGATACCTTGAAAAGCGCAGAAAGG ATCACAGTTTCTTTGGCACCGAGTGGCAGAAGAGATGGTGTGCTTTAAGTCATCATGTCTTCTACTATTATGGCAGTGACAAAG ACAAGCAGCAGAAGGGGGAGTTCAGTATCGATGGGTACACCGTCAAAATGAACAGCGCCTTACGGAAAGACTCAAAGAAGGACTGTTGCTTTGAAATTACGGCTCCAGACAAGCGCGTCTATCAG TTCTGTGCGTCATCGTTCAAAGAGGCGGAGGAGTGGGTGAAACAGATAGACTTTGTTTTGAGAG ATATGTCAGGCATCATCccagaagatgaggaggaaccGGAATTGTATGACGATGTTGGAGCAATGGAAGATAAAGATGAGCCGATTGACGAAGACATCTATGAAATGCTCCCAG aggaggagTTGCCCACCCCAGCAAAGCCTCCTCCGAAGTTTGAGCCAGCCGTCAAAcctgctcctcccccttcag TTGATAAAAGCACAGACTTCCCCAACTTCTACCAGGGCTTATGGGACTGCACAGGGGACCACCCAGACGAGTTGTCCTTCAAGCGTGGAGATGCCATCTACATATTGAGCAAG GAGTACCAGAACTTTGGCTGGTGGGTGGGAGAGAAGAGCGGAGCGGTAGGAATCGTCCCCAAAGACTACTTGATGGAGCTTTACGCGCTTTAG
- the cbx3b gene encoding chromobox protein homolog 3b isoform X1, whose amino-acid sequence MRKKQTAKQRKTEETPVVQEFVVEKIIRRRIFNGRVEYFLKWKGFTDAENTWEPQDNLDCPELIEEFLRNTHFSEGNEEDRAEQELIPKEEMTEQETEIHKADKPTQHCTPVYTAKPTHPGSGGLPRALQKSCMQPQQQAQTVQSNSEPDDRQSDTPTDLSTYPEPECIIGSTDRQGELMFLVKWKNSNDVALLPAREASARCPQVVIDFYEKKLTWHCGEEEQRDTIMSP is encoded by the exons ATGAGAAAGAAGCAGACTGCCAAACAGAGGAAGACTGAGGAGACTCCGGTTGTCCAGGAGTTTGTGGTAGAAAAAATAATTCGCCGCAGAATCTTTAACGGGAGAGTGGAGTACTTCCTCAAGTGGAAAGGTTTCACTGA tgcaGAGAACACGTGGGAACCACAGGACAATCTGGACTGCCCCGAACTCATTGAAGAGTTCCTGAGAAACACTCACTTCTCGGAGGGGAATGAGGAGGATCGAGCCGAGCAAGAGTTAATTCCCAAAGAAGAAATGACCGAGCAGGAGACGGaaatt CACAAGGCGGACAAACCCacacagcactgcacacctgtgtaCACAGCAAAACCAACGCACCCAGGATCAGGTGGTCTGCCCAGAGCACTGCAGAAG TCCTGCatgcagcctcagcagcaggcTCAAACTGTGCAGAGCAACAGCGAGCCAGACGACAGGCAGTCGGACACCCCCACTGACCTCAGCACTTACCCCGAGCCTGAATGCATCATCGGCTCCACGGACAGGCAGGGCGAGCTCATGTTCCTCGTCAAATG GAAGAACTCCAACGACGTGGCCCTGCTGCCGGCCCGCGAGGCCAGCGCCAGGTGTCCCCAGGTGGTCATCGACTTCTACGAGAAGAAGCTGACGTGGCACtgcggagaggaggagcagcgagaCACTATTATGAGCCCATAA
- the cbx3b gene encoding chromobox protein homolog 3b isoform X2, with protein sequence MRKKQTAKQRKTEETPVVQEFVVEKIIRRRIFNGRVEYFLKWKGFTDAENTWEPQDNLDCPELIEEFLRNTHFSEGNEEDRAEQELIPKEEMTEQETEISCMQPQQQAQTVQSNSEPDDRQSDTPTDLSTYPEPECIIGSTDRQGELMFLVKWKNSNDVALLPAREASARCPQVVIDFYEKKLTWHCGEEEQRDTIMSP encoded by the exons ATGAGAAAGAAGCAGACTGCCAAACAGAGGAAGACTGAGGAGACTCCGGTTGTCCAGGAGTTTGTGGTAGAAAAAATAATTCGCCGCAGAATCTTTAACGGGAGAGTGGAGTACTTCCTCAAGTGGAAAGGTTTCACTGA tgcaGAGAACACGTGGGAACCACAGGACAATCTGGACTGCCCCGAACTCATTGAAGAGTTCCTGAGAAACACTCACTTCTCGGAGGGGAATGAGGAGGATCGAGCCGAGCAAGAGTTAATTCCCAAAGAAGAAATGACCGAGCAGGAGACGGaaatt TCCTGCatgcagcctcagcagcaggcTCAAACTGTGCAGAGCAACAGCGAGCCAGACGACAGGCAGTCGGACACCCCCACTGACCTCAGCACTTACCCCGAGCCTGAATGCATCATCGGCTCCACGGACAGGCAGGGCGAGCTCATGTTCCTCGTCAAATG GAAGAACTCCAACGACGTGGCCCTGCTGCCGGCCCGCGAGGCCAGCGCCAGGTGTCCCCAGGTGGTCATCGACTTCTACGAGAAGAAGCTGACGTGGCACtgcggagaggaggagcagcgagaCACTATTATGAGCCCATAA
- the snx10b gene encoding sorting nexin-10B: protein MPQVVSVWVRDPRIQKNDFWHAYIDYEICLHTDSVCFTKKISTVRRRFSEFVWLRQKLKANSQLMARLPKLPPKNPFFSLNNSQQITERMKGLHRFLEQILQNPLLLSDSCLHLFLQSQLSVSKMQACAAGRTHYSVAQALQRCSLRRFHSEEDLQKDLSMSCDSDSDSSECTDPELRNKAFPTNKADGAASSDLVGTSQEKTISCSCGST from the exons ATGCCGCAGGTGGTCAGTGTCTGGGTGCGGGACCCACGGATTCAAAAGAATGACTTTTGGCATGCCTACATTGACTACGAAATTTGTTTGCAT ACCGACAGCGTGTGCTTTACCAAGAAGATCTCGACCGTGAGAAGGAGGTTCAGTGAGTTTGTATGGCTCAGGCAGAAGCTAAAAGCAAACTCACAGCTAAT GGCGCGGCTTCCTAAGCTGCCCCCAAAGAACCCCTTCTTCAGCCTGAACAACAGCCAACAGATCACTGAGCGGATGAAAGGGCTCCACAGGTTTTTGGAACA GATCCTGCAGAACCCTCTGCTGTTGTCGGACAGCTGCCTGCATCTTTTCCTGCAGTCCCAGCTGAGCGTGTCCAAGATGCAGGCCTGTGCCGCTGGACGGACCCACTACTCCGTGGCCCAGGCGCTGCAGCGCTGCAGTCTGCGGCGGTTCCACTCTGAAGAGGATCTGCAGAAGGACCTCAGCATGTCTTGTGACTCTGACTCGGACAG cTCAGAGTGTACAGATCCAGAGCTTCGGAACAAAGCTTTTCCAACGAACAAAGCAGACGGTGCGGCTTCATCTGATCTCGTGGGAACCAGCCAGGAGAAAACCATCAGCTGCTCATGTGGTTCTACATGA